A region of Streptomyces sp. WMMC500 DNA encodes the following proteins:
- the shc gene encoding squalene--hopene cyclase, with the protein MKATADGGNATDTAPAGAAAALLAARQAVERASANLLGRQDAEGWWKGDLETNVTMDAEDLLLREFLGVRDEHTTRAAARFVRGRQGPDGAWATFHGGPGDVSATVEAYVALRLAGDAPGEEHMARAAEWVRAHGGIAATRVFTRIWLALFGWWRWEDLPELPPELIYLPSWFPLNIYDFGCWARQTIVPLTVVSAKRPVRPGPFTLDELHTDPAVPNPPRPHASLTTWDGFFQRLDRALHAYRRVALRPLRKAALRSCARWIIERQESDGCWGGIQPPAVYSVIALHLLGYDLDHPVLKAGLESLDRFAVWTDGAAEAAADTDGARDTGDTRDDGPVRMIEACQSPVWDTCLATIALVDAGVPADHPQLVKAADWMLAEQVLTTGDWSVRRPGLTPGGWAFEFHNDNYPDTDDTAEVVLALRRVAHPDQARVDAAVERAVRWLAGMQSKNGAWGAFDVDNTSAFPNKLPFCDFGEVIDPPSADVTAHVVEMLAGEKLGDDPHARRGVAWLLAEQEAAGGWFGRWGVNYVYGTGSAVPALVAAGLPVSHPAIRRAVRWLESVQNDDGGWGEDLRSYPDAEWIARGDSTASQTGWALLALLAAGEHAGKAVERGVAWLARTQLPDGSWDEPQFTGTGFPWDFSINYHLYRMVFPLTALGRYLSATAGLTPAAGDGREA; encoded by the coding sequence ATGAAAGCCACTGCCGATGGCGGCAACGCAACCGACACCGCCCCCGCGGGGGCGGCGGCTGCCTTACTGGCGGCGAGGCAGGCGGTCGAGCGGGCGAGCGCCAACCTGCTCGGCCGGCAGGACGCGGAGGGCTGGTGGAAGGGCGACCTGGAGACCAACGTCACCATGGACGCCGAGGACCTGCTGCTCCGCGAGTTCCTGGGCGTACGGGACGAGCACACCACCCGCGCCGCCGCCCGCTTCGTCCGCGGCCGGCAGGGCCCGGACGGTGCCTGGGCGACGTTCCACGGCGGCCCCGGCGACGTCTCCGCGACCGTCGAGGCCTACGTCGCGCTCCGCCTCGCCGGCGACGCGCCCGGCGAGGAGCACATGGCGCGGGCCGCGGAGTGGGTGCGCGCGCACGGCGGCATCGCCGCGACCCGCGTCTTCACCCGCATCTGGCTCGCGCTGTTCGGCTGGTGGCGCTGGGAGGACCTGCCCGAGCTGCCGCCCGAGCTGATCTACCTGCCGTCCTGGTTCCCGCTGAACATCTACGACTTCGGCTGCTGGGCCCGGCAGACGATCGTGCCGCTCACGGTCGTCTCCGCCAAGCGCCCGGTGCGCCCGGGCCCGTTCACCCTCGACGAGCTGCACACCGACCCCGCCGTGCCCAACCCGCCCCGGCCGCACGCGTCGCTGACGACGTGGGACGGATTCTTCCAGCGGCTGGACCGGGCGCTGCACGCGTACCGCAGGGTCGCGCTGCGCCCGCTGCGCAAGGCGGCGCTGCGCAGTTGCGCCCGCTGGATCATCGAGCGCCAGGAGAGCGACGGCTGCTGGGGTGGCATCCAGCCGCCCGCCGTCTACTCGGTGATCGCGCTGCACCTGCTCGGCTACGACCTCGACCACCCGGTGCTGAAGGCCGGTCTCGAATCGCTGGACCGCTTCGCGGTCTGGACCGACGGCGCGGCCGAGGCCGCGGCGGACACCGACGGCGCGCGTGACACGGGAGACACGCGCGACGACGGCCCGGTCCGGATGATCGAGGCGTGCCAGTCCCCGGTCTGGGACACGTGCCTGGCCACCATCGCGCTCGTCGACGCGGGCGTGCCGGCCGACCACCCCCAGCTCGTCAAGGCCGCCGACTGGATGCTCGCGGAGCAGGTGCTGACCACCGGCGACTGGTCGGTACGCCGGCCCGGACTCACCCCGGGCGGCTGGGCGTTCGAGTTCCACAACGACAACTACCCCGACACCGACGACACCGCCGAGGTGGTCCTCGCCCTGCGCCGCGTCGCCCACCCCGACCAGGCGCGCGTCGACGCCGCCGTCGAGCGGGCCGTGCGCTGGCTGGCGGGCATGCAGTCGAAGAACGGCGCCTGGGGCGCGTTCGACGTGGACAACACCTCGGCGTTCCCCAACAAGCTGCCGTTCTGCGACTTCGGCGAGGTAATCGACCCGCCGTCGGCCGACGTCACCGCGCACGTCGTGGAGATGCTCGCCGGCGAGAAGCTCGGCGACGACCCGCACGCGCGCCGCGGCGTCGCCTGGCTGCTCGCCGAACAGGAGGCGGCCGGCGGCTGGTTCGGCCGCTGGGGCGTCAACTACGTGTACGGCACGGGTTCCGCGGTGCCCGCGCTCGTCGCCGCCGGGCTGCCCGTGTCGCACCCGGCGATCCGGCGGGCCGTCAGGTGGCTGGAGAGCGTGCAGAACGACGACGGCGGCTGGGGCGAGGACCTGCGTTCGTACCCGGACGCCGAGTGGATCGCCCGCGGCGACTCCACCGCCTCGCAGACCGGCTGGGCGCTGCTCGCGCTGCTGGCCGCCGGCGAGCACGCCGGCAAGGCCGTCGAACGCGGCGTGGCCTGGCTGGCCCGTACCCAACTGCCCGACGGGTCCTGGGACGAGCCGCAGTTCACCGGCACCGGCTTCCCGTGGGACTTCTCCATCAACTACCACCTGTACCGGATGGTCTTCCCGCTCACCGCGCTCGGCCGCTATCTGTCCGCGACAGCCGGCCTGACGCCGGCCGCCGGTGACGGCCGGGAGGCCTGA
- a CDS encoding polyprenyl synthetase family protein, with the protein MPRPEPDTDTAADPGAAEVLRLLDHARELTNPVLRTVVDRLVPPMDIVAAYHFGWIDAQGNPTAGDSGKAVRPLLTLLAAEAAGASAETGVPGAVAVELVHNFSLLHDDLMDGDERRRHRDTVWKVHGPAQAILVGDALFALACELLLDLDTPEAARAARRLSSATRKLIDGQAQDIAYEHRESVTVAECLEMEGNKTGALLACACSVGAVLGGAGDEVADGLERYGRHLGLAFQAVDDVLGIWGEPAVTGKQTWSDLRQRKKSLPVCAALAAGGPASAELAKTLAADAKGADLRNTGAENDFDEEEFAARAALIEEAGGRRWTQEEARRQHESALVSLDGVKMPDDIRERFVALADFVVVRRH; encoded by the coding sequence GTGCCCCGTCCAGAACCGGACACCGACACCGCGGCCGACCCCGGCGCCGCCGAAGTCCTGCGCCTGCTGGACCACGCCCGGGAGCTGACCAACCCCGTGCTACGGACCGTCGTCGACCGGCTTGTACCCCCCATGGACATCGTTGCCGCCTACCACTTCGGCTGGATCGACGCGCAGGGCAACCCCACGGCCGGAGACAGCGGCAAGGCCGTGCGCCCCCTCCTCACGCTGCTCGCCGCCGAGGCCGCCGGGGCCTCCGCGGAGACCGGCGTCCCCGGCGCCGTCGCCGTGGAGCTGGTGCACAACTTCTCCCTCCTGCACGACGACCTGATGGACGGCGACGAGCGGCGGCGCCACCGCGACACCGTCTGGAAGGTGCACGGCCCCGCGCAGGCCATCCTCGTCGGCGACGCCCTCTTCGCGCTCGCCTGCGAACTGCTGCTGGACCTGGACACGCCCGAGGCGGCGCGCGCCGCCCGCCGGCTGAGCAGCGCCACCCGCAAGCTCATCGACGGCCAGGCGCAGGACATCGCATACGAGCACCGCGAGAGCGTCACCGTCGCCGAGTGCCTGGAGATGGAGGGCAACAAGACCGGGGCGCTGCTCGCGTGCGCCTGCTCCGTCGGCGCCGTGCTCGGCGGTGCGGGCGACGAGGTCGCCGACGGGCTGGAACGTTACGGCCGCCATCTGGGCCTGGCCTTCCAGGCCGTCGACGACGTGCTCGGGATCTGGGGCGAGCCCGCCGTCACCGGCAAGCAGACCTGGAGCGACCTGCGCCAGCGCAAGAAGTCCCTGCCGGTGTGCGCGGCGCTCGCCGCCGGGGGACCGGCCTCCGCGGAACTGGCGAAGACGCTGGCCGCCGACGCCAAGGGTGCCGACCTCCGGAATACCGGTGCGGAAAACGACTTCGACGAGGAAGAATTCGCGGCCCGGGCCGCGTTGATCGAAGAAGCCGGAGGGCGCCGGTGGACTCAGGAGGAGGCACGAAGGCAGCACGAGAGCGCTCTGGTCTCGCTGGACGGGGTGAAGATGCCCGACGACATCCGCGAACGGTTCGTCGCACTGGCCGACTTCGTCGTCGTACGCCGGCACTGA
- the hpnE gene encoding hydroxysqualene dehydroxylase HpnE, with the protein MADSGPERRPRAVVVGGGLAGMTAAMGLADAGVDVTLLEGRPRLGGLAFSFRRGDLSVDNGQHVYLRCCTAYRWFLDEVGGSGLAPLQERLDVRVLDAATPARKGAGPRAGRLGRTDLPVPLHLAAGLARYPHLSLAERAGVARAALAMRRLDPADPALDGVDFASWLHRQGQSPRAVSALWDMIGVATLNAFAPEVSLGLAAKVFRTGLLTERGAADIGWARVPLGELHHTLARRRLERSGTRILLRTRATGLRRTPAGGWQVDVATGPGRADAPATSLDADTVVLAVPQREAHGLLPAGALDHKDRLLQIGTAPILNLHVVYDRRVLDAPFVAAIGTPVQWIFDRTDTSGLADTPRGRGCQYVAVSQSAAQDDIERPVGELRERYLPELAKLLPDARGARVRDFFVTRERTATFAPAPGVGRLRPGSRTHAPGLALAGAWTATGWPATMESAVLSGRAAVRETLGALGREVPRNLLEAV; encoded by the coding sequence ATGGCTGACTCCGGCCCGGAGCGACGGCCGCGGGCCGTGGTCGTCGGCGGCGGACTCGCCGGGATGACCGCCGCGATGGGACTCGCCGACGCCGGAGTCGACGTCACACTTCTCGAGGGCCGGCCGCGCCTGGGCGGGCTCGCCTTCTCCTTCCGCCGCGGCGACCTCTCCGTCGACAACGGCCAGCACGTCTACCTGCGCTGCTGTACGGCGTACCGCTGGTTCCTCGACGAGGTCGGCGGCAGCGGGCTCGCCCCGCTGCAGGAGCGCCTGGACGTGCGGGTGCTGGACGCCGCCACCCCGGCCCGCAAGGGCGCGGGGCCGCGCGCCGGGCGGCTCGGCCGCACCGACCTGCCGGTGCCCCTGCACCTCGCCGCCGGCCTCGCCCGCTACCCGCACCTGTCGCTCGCCGAGCGGGCGGGCGTGGCCCGCGCCGCGCTGGCGATGCGGCGGCTCGACCCCGCCGACCCGGCCCTGGACGGCGTGGACTTCGCCAGTTGGCTGCACCGGCAGGGGCAGTCGCCGCGGGCCGTCTCGGCGCTGTGGGACATGATCGGCGTCGCCACCCTCAACGCCTTCGCCCCGGAGGTCTCCCTCGGGCTGGCCGCGAAGGTGTTCAGGACCGGGCTGCTCACCGAGCGCGGTGCCGCCGACATCGGCTGGGCGCGCGTCCCGCTCGGCGAGCTGCACCACACCCTCGCCCGCCGCCGGCTGGAGCGGTCCGGCACCCGCATCCTGCTGCGCACCCGGGCGACCGGGCTGCGCCGCACCCCCGCCGGCGGCTGGCAGGTCGACGTGGCGACCGGACCCGGGCGGGCCGACGCCCCCGCCACGTCGCTCGACGCCGACACCGTGGTCCTCGCCGTACCGCAGCGCGAGGCGCACGGACTGCTGCCGGCCGGCGCGCTGGACCACAAGGACCGGCTGCTGCAGATCGGCACCGCGCCCATCCTCAACCTCCATGTCGTGTACGACCGACGGGTGCTGGACGCCCCGTTCGTCGCCGCGATCGGCACCCCCGTGCAGTGGATCTTCGACCGCACGGACACCTCCGGCCTCGCCGACACCCCCCGGGGCCGGGGCTGCCAGTACGTGGCGGTCTCCCAGTCCGCCGCGCAGGACGACATCGAGCGGCCCGTCGGCGAGCTGCGCGAGCGTTACCTCCCCGAGCTGGCGAAGCTGCTGCCCGACGCGCGCGGCGCCCGGGTACGCGACTTCTTCGTCACCCGCGAGCGCACCGCGACCTTCGCCCCGGCACCGGGCGTCGGCCGGCTGCGCCCGGGTTCCCGGACCCACGCGCCCGGCCTCGCACTGGCGGGCGCGTGGACCGCGACCGGCTGGCCCGCGACCATGGAGAGCGCCGTTCTCAGCGGTCGCGCGGCGGTCCGCGAGACCCTCGGCGCCCTGGGTCGGGAAGTGCCGCGGAACCTGCTGGAAGCAGTGTGA
- the hpnD gene encoding presqualene diphosphate synthase HpnD encodes MTTPSRAAYASAQVLTAYRYCEAVTGRQARNFAYGIRLLPHDKRLAMSALYAFSRRVDDIGDGNLPPGTKRTRLEDTRRQLDRIRAGRVAEDDTDPVAVALAHAARRFPIPLGGLDELIDGVLADVRGREYETWEDLKEYCRCVAGAIGRLSLGVFGTVPGARHSERAPAYADTLGLALQLTNILRDLREDAAEGRSYLPAVDLAKFGCSAGFHSDTAPPGSDFPGLVQFEVRRARALFADGYRLLPMLDRRSGACVAAMAGIYHRLLERIAADPGAVLRGRVSLPGREKAYVAVRGLAGVDARQASRRFR; translated from the coding sequence GTGACCACACCGTCGCGCGCGGCCTACGCATCCGCACAGGTGCTCACCGCGTACCGGTACTGCGAGGCCGTCACCGGCAGGCAGGCCCGGAACTTCGCGTACGGCATCAGACTCCTGCCGCACGACAAGCGGCTGGCGATGTCCGCGCTGTACGCGTTCTCGCGCCGCGTGGACGACATCGGCGACGGCAATCTGCCACCCGGGACCAAGCGCACCCGGCTGGAGGACACCCGGCGCCAGCTCGACCGCATCCGGGCCGGCCGGGTGGCCGAGGACGACACCGACCCCGTCGCCGTGGCGCTCGCCCACGCCGCGCGCCGGTTCCCGATTCCGCTGGGCGGGCTCGACGAGCTGATCGACGGCGTCCTCGCGGACGTACGCGGCCGGGAGTACGAGACGTGGGAGGACCTGAAGGAGTACTGCCGCTGCGTGGCCGGCGCGATCGGCCGGCTCTCCCTCGGCGTGTTCGGCACCGTGCCGGGCGCGCGACACTCCGAGCGCGCCCCTGCGTACGCCGACACGCTCGGGCTCGCGCTCCAACTGACGAACATCCTGCGGGATCTTCGCGAGGACGCCGCCGAGGGCCGCAGCTACCTGCCGGCGGTCGACCTCGCCAAGTTCGGCTGCTCCGCGGGCTTCCACAGCGACACGGCGCCTCCCGGCTCGGACTTCCCCGGACTGGTGCAGTTCGAGGTGCGCCGCGCCCGCGCGCTCTTCGCCGACGGCTACCGGCTGCTGCCCATGCTCGACCGGCGCAGCGGCGCCTGCGTCGCGGCGATGGCCGGGATCTACCACCGGCTGCTGGAGCGGATCGCCGCCGACCCCGGGGCGGTGCTGCGCGGGCGGGTGTCGCTGCCGGGCCGGGAGAAGGCGTACGTCGCGGTCCGCGGCCTGGCCGGCGTCGACGCCCGGCAGGCGAGCCGGAGGTTCCGGTGA
- the hpnC gene encoding squalene synthase HpnC, with product MTAADDAPSRAVLGQAADENFPVAPFFLPRAWRADLMALYGYARLVDDIGDGDLAPGGADAAALGLGPDEADDPLALLDALEADLERVFTPGATPGHPLLRRLRPTVRRHRLSPQPFHGLLQANRQDQKVRRYETYAELEGYCELSANPVGRLVLAVTGTESPERIRRSDAICTALQIVEHIQDVAEDLGRDRIYLPAEDMRRFGVTEADLARPRAGEPVRALIRYEADCAARLLDEGAPLVASVRGRLRLLLAGFVAGGRAALAAVAAAGHDVLPGPPKPTRRRLLREVGSTLRREG from the coding sequence GTGACCGCGGCGGACGACGCTCCGTCGCGCGCCGTACTCGGCCAGGCCGCCGACGAGAACTTCCCCGTGGCCCCGTTCTTCCTGCCCCGTGCCTGGCGCGCCGACCTCATGGCGCTCTACGGCTACGCCCGGCTCGTCGACGACATCGGTGACGGCGACCTCGCCCCCGGCGGCGCCGACGCCGCCGCGCTGGGTCTCGGCCCGGACGAGGCCGACGACCCCCTCGCGCTCCTCGACGCGCTCGAAGCCGACCTCGAGCGGGTCTTCACCCCCGGCGCCACGCCCGGCCACCCCCTGCTGCGCCGGCTGCGGCCCACCGTCCGCCGCCACCGGCTGTCCCCGCAGCCGTTCCACGGCCTCCTCCAGGCCAACCGGCAGGACCAGAAGGTCCGGCGCTACGAGACGTACGCCGAGCTGGAGGGCTACTGCGAGCTGTCCGCCAACCCGGTCGGCCGTCTCGTCCTCGCCGTGACCGGCACCGAGAGTCCCGAGCGCATCCGGCGCTCGGACGCGATCTGCACCGCTCTGCAGATCGTCGAGCACATCCAGGACGTCGCCGAGGACCTCGGCCGGGACCGCATCTACCTTCCGGCCGAGGACATGCGCCGCTTCGGCGTCACCGAAGCGGACCTCGCCCGGCCCCGCGCCGGCGAGCCGGTGCGCGCCCTGATCCGGTACGAAGCCGACTGCGCCGCACGGCTCCTCGACGAGGGCGCGCCCCTCGTCGCCAGCGTGCGCGGCCGGCTGCGGCTGCTGCTCGCCGGCTTCGTGGCCGGCGGACGCGCGGCGCTCGCCGCCGTCGCCGCCGCCGGCCACGACGTGCTCCCCGGACCCCCGAAGCCCACCCGGCGCAGGTTGCTGCGCGAGGTGGGGTCGACCCTGCGACGAGAGGGGTAA
- a CDS encoding TetR/AcrR family transcriptional regulator, with product MSEVRGAKGGYHHGDLRNALVDAASELARGGGPEAVVLREAARRVGVSPTAAYRHFANQADLLQAVKDEGQRRLAESMEQVIAETGPPPDGDPARAAKDRLTALGLGYIRFAVTEPGMYRTAFCRVETDAEAWTQGGGIEDLRPGDVRSFGLLTGAMDTVEAAGVMRPGVRAGAEFAAWSSVHGLAMLLLDGPLRDVPPPQRDAIVTRTLTMILDGLTV from the coding sequence ATGAGCGAGGTCAGGGGCGCGAAGGGCGGATACCACCACGGCGACCTGCGGAACGCGCTGGTCGACGCGGCGTCGGAGCTGGCCCGCGGCGGCGGGCCCGAGGCGGTCGTGCTGCGCGAGGCGGCCCGGCGCGTCGGCGTGTCGCCGACGGCCGCGTACCGCCACTTCGCCAACCAGGCAGACCTGCTGCAGGCGGTCAAGGACGAGGGCCAGCGGCGGCTGGCGGAGTCCATGGAGCAGGTGATCGCGGAGACCGGGCCGCCCCCGGACGGCGACCCGGCGCGGGCCGCCAAGGACCGGCTGACGGCTCTCGGCCTCGGCTACATCCGCTTCGCCGTCACCGAACCCGGGATGTACCGCACGGCCTTCTGCCGGGTCGAGACGGACGCGGAGGCGTGGACCCAGGGTGGCGGCATCGAAGACCTCCGGCCCGGCGACGTCCGCTCCTTCGGGCTGCTCACCGGCGCCATGGACACCGTCGAAGCCGCCGGTGTGATGCGACCGGGCGTACGGGCGGGCGCGGAGTTCGCCGCCTGGTCCTCGGTGCACGGGCTGGCCATGCTCCTCCTCGATGGGCCGCTGCGCGACGTGCCGCCCCCGCAGCGGGACGCGATCGTCACCCGCACGCTCACCATGATCTTGGACGGCCTCACCGTGTGA
- a CDS encoding MMPL family transporter, giving the protein MLTRIAELVLRRTRLVLTLAAVAVVAMAALGFGAFGKLSPGGFNDPGSPSSRAQEVIDDRFGGDTNLVLLVSAESGGLGGDAVRERGQEVTEGLRAESTVGNVVSYWDRGGEGLTSRDGSQALILAHVAGGDDKEAEHAEELTGAYAGTRDGVTVRAGGGAAVGNDVSSQVAADLALAESIAVPVTLVLLVLAFGSLVAALLPLAIGLVAVFGTFAELWVLGSLTDVSVFSVNLTIALGLGLGIDYGLLLVSRFREQLAAGDEVPAAIRHTVATAGRTIAFSSATIVAALAALLVFPQYFLRSFAYAGIGVVAIAAVSALVIVPALLAVLGHRVNRGRIPGARAMRRTDAPLWGRIAGAVMRRPALTTLPVLGVLLLAASPLLGVSFGTPDERVLPESAQSRQVATALREDFAVDDSTAVDVVTTGAVAGPDLARYATELSRLDGVARVDASNGSYADGAAGPASPAAAGLGRPDAQRLTVSVEPAPHSGAAQRLVEDVRAVPAPGGVETLVGGTDAELVDAKDSIGGRLPLAVGMVLLTTFVLLFLFTGSVVQPLRAIVLNAVSLAAAMGAMVWIFQDGHLSGLLGFTPQPMDTAMTVLMFCIAFGLSMDYEVFLTSRIKELHDAGADPATAVTNGLARTGRIVTMAAGLLAVSFFAFATGEVSFLQMLGLGTGLAILVDAVAVRGVLVPAAMRLLGERAWYAPRLLRRVHARVGLSETGPGSGAAPERESAHTPAGV; this is encoded by the coding sequence GTGCTGACACGCATCGCGGAGCTCGTACTGCGCAGGACCCGCCTCGTGCTCACACTCGCCGCCGTCGCCGTCGTCGCCATGGCGGCGCTCGGCTTCGGGGCCTTCGGCAAGCTCAGCCCCGGCGGCTTCAACGATCCGGGGTCGCCGTCGAGCAGGGCCCAGGAGGTGATCGACGACAGATTCGGGGGCGATACGAACCTGGTCCTGCTCGTCTCCGCCGAGTCCGGGGGTCTCGGCGGCGACGCGGTGCGCGAGCGCGGGCAGGAGGTGACCGAGGGGCTGCGGGCCGAGTCCACCGTCGGCAACGTCGTGTCGTACTGGGACCGCGGCGGCGAGGGGCTGACCTCCCGGGACGGCAGCCAGGCGCTCATCCTCGCGCACGTCGCCGGCGGCGACGACAAGGAGGCCGAGCACGCCGAGGAGCTGACCGGCGCGTACGCCGGCACCCGGGACGGCGTCACCGTCAGGGCCGGGGGCGGGGCCGCGGTGGGCAACGACGTCTCCTCGCAGGTCGCCGCCGACCTCGCGCTGGCCGAGTCGATCGCCGTACCCGTCACCCTCGTGCTGCTGGTCCTCGCCTTCGGCAGCCTCGTCGCGGCGCTGCTGCCCCTGGCGATCGGCCTGGTCGCCGTCTTCGGCACGTTCGCGGAGCTGTGGGTGCTGGGCAGCCTCACCGACGTCTCGGTCTTCTCGGTCAACCTCACCATCGCGCTGGGCCTGGGCCTCGGCATCGACTACGGGCTGCTGCTGGTCAGCCGGTTCCGCGAGCAGTTGGCGGCGGGCGACGAGGTGCCGGCGGCGATCCGGCACACGGTGGCGACGGCGGGCCGCACGATCGCGTTCTCCTCCGCGACGATCGTCGCCGCGCTCGCCGCGCTGCTGGTCTTCCCGCAGTACTTCCTGCGCTCCTTCGCCTACGCCGGCATCGGCGTGGTGGCCATCGCCGCCGTCAGCGCACTGGTGATCGTCCCCGCGCTGCTCGCCGTCCTCGGCCACCGCGTCAACCGCGGCCGGATCCCGGGCGCGCGGGCCATGCGGCGCACCGACGCACCGCTGTGGGGCCGGATCGCCGGCGCCGTCATGCGCCGGCCCGCCCTGACCACGCTGCCGGTGCTCGGCGTGCTGCTGCTGGCCGCCTCCCCGCTGCTGGGCGTCAGCTTCGGCACCCCGGACGAGCGGGTGCTCCCGGAGAGCGCCCAGAGCCGGCAGGTGGCCACCGCGCTGCGCGAGGACTTCGCCGTCGACGACAGCACCGCCGTCGACGTCGTCACCACCGGCGCCGTCGCCGGGCCCGACCTCGCTCGTTACGCCACGGAGCTGTCCCGGCTGGACGGCGTCGCCCGGGTCGACGCGAGCAACGGCTCGTACGCCGACGGCGCGGCCGGCCCCGCGAGCCCCGCCGCCGCCGGACTCGGCCGCCCCGACGCCCAGCGGCTGACGGTCTCCGTCGAGCCGGCGCCCCACTCGGGCGCGGCGCAGCGACTGGTCGAGGACGTGCGCGCGGTGCCCGCGCCCGGCGGGGTGGAGACCCTGGTCGGCGGCACCGACGCGGAGCTGGTCGACGCCAAGGACAGCATCGGCGGCCGGCTGCCGCTGGCCGTCGGGATGGTCCTGCTCACGACGTTCGTGCTGCTGTTCCTCTTCACCGGCAGCGTCGTCCAGCCGCTGCGCGCGATCGTCCTCAACGCCGTCAGCCTGGCCGCGGCCATGGGCGCGATGGTGTGGATCTTCCAGGACGGCCATCTCAGCGGGCTGCTGGGCTTCACGCCCCAGCCGATGGACACGGCGATGACCGTGCTGATGTTCTGCATCGCCTTCGGCCTGTCGATGGACTACGAGGTCTTCCTCACCAGCCGCATCAAGGAGTTGCACGACGCGGGCGCCGACCCGGCCACGGCGGTGACGAACGGGCTGGCCCGCACCGGCCGGATCGTGACGATGGCCGCCGGGCTGCTGGCCGTCAGCTTCTTCGCCTTCGCCACCGGCGAGGTGAGCTTCCTGCAGATGCTGGGCCTGGGCACCGGGCTCGCCATCCTCGTCGACGCCGTCGCGGTGCGCGGCGTGCTGGTGCCGGCCGCGATGCGGCTGCTGGGCGAGCGGGCCTGGTACGCGCCGCGCCTGCTGCGCCGGGTGCACGCCCGCGTGGGCCTGAGCGAGACCGGGCCCGGCTCCGGCGCCGCGCCCGAGCGGGAGTCCGCGCACACCCCGGCCGGGGTGTAG
- a CDS encoding ABC transporter ATP-binding protein, giving the protein MAVAEHPTSRAEADTPQDGRVPTVIADDLHIVYRVQGGGRGKGSGAAALNRILRRDKGTRVREVHAVRGVSFTAYRGQAIGLIGSNGSGKSTLLKAIAGVLPAHSGKVYTNGQPSLLGVNAALMNDLTGERNVMLGGLAMGMTREQIRERYQSIVEFSGINEKGDFITLPMRTYSSGMAARLRFSIAAAKDHEVLMIDEALATGDLRFRKRSEARLRELRKEAGTVFLVSHTNKSIRDTCDRVLWLEKGELVRDGPTDEVLKEYQEFSKR; this is encoded by the coding sequence ATGGCCGTGGCTGAACATCCGACGAGCCGCGCCGAGGCCGACACCCCGCAGGACGGGCGGGTGCCGACGGTCATCGCCGACGACCTGCACATCGTGTACCGGGTGCAGGGCGGGGGCCGCGGCAAGGGCAGCGGCGCCGCCGCCCTCAACCGCATCCTGCGCCGGGACAAGGGGACCCGGGTGCGCGAGGTGCACGCGGTGCGCGGGGTGAGCTTCACCGCGTACCGGGGCCAGGCCATCGGCCTGATCGGGTCGAACGGCTCCGGCAAGTCGACGCTGCTGAAGGCCATCGCGGGCGTGCTGCCCGCGCACAGCGGCAAGGTGTACACCAACGGCCAGCCCTCGCTCCTCGGCGTCAACGCGGCGCTGATGAACGACCTGACGGGCGAGCGGAACGTGATGCTCGGCGGGCTGGCGATGGGCATGACCCGCGAGCAGATCCGCGAGCGGTACCAGAGCATCGTCGAGTTCTCCGGCATCAACGAGAAGGGCGACTTCATCACCCTGCCGATGCGGACCTACTCCTCGGGCATGGCGGCGCGGCTGCGGTTCTCCATCGCCGCGGCCAAGGACCACGAGGTGCTGATGATCGACGAGGCCCTGGCCACCGGCGACCTGAGGTTCCGCAAGCGCTCCGAGGCCCGGCTGCGCGAGCTGCGCAAGGAGGCCGGCACGGTGTTCCTGGTCAGCCACACCAACAAGTCCATCCGCGACACCTGCGACCGGGTGCTGTGGCTGGAGAAGGGCGAGTTGGTGAGGGACGGGCCGACGGACGAGGTCCTGAAGGAGTATCAGGAGTTCTCCAAGCGGTAG